A single region of the Ctenopharyngodon idella isolate HZGC_01 chromosome 21, HZGC01, whole genome shotgun sequence genome encodes:
- the gdpd4b gene encoding glycerophosphodiester phosphodiesterase domain-containing protein 5, translated as MGTTPTEVTHLKLGKLKVARKRLLQRYEHQPFVFCLAGLYSCQWRRCQRTHAQPGHCCCSKRESGSFALIILTFCLSLVFLYFWSEARNDYNDFDWFNFGNLGFWFPWSIVLLILAVFLFTYVAVLLLLAVCLLSEGQRLYLHWCHKIGISVTLILSIVASSVLTDLWSKEWMTVLLSFQVTAPYLHIGGVVLMTLLSWPVAMHVFRLNMRVRQVAMMVLYITVLLTLYLVPLGMHSPCIKERSSLGSAPALIGHRGAPMLAPENTYMSFEKALAAGADGLETDVTISYDGVPFLMHDKNLRRTTNVKDVFPNWTHTSPAMFTWRELQSLNAGSWFFSQDPFGTASSLSPDERLQAQNQSVCTLRAFLNLAAQYGKLVIFDLYRPPKGHPYRDAWISRTLDVIQNESSIHSSQVLWLPPELREFVQEIDPDLQQTTGEQAPVEELQLRHIARLNIHYSSMSEKEIRKYAVANISTNLYVISEPWLYSLAWCAGAHSVATNAVHILKNLQRPLFLMTPDEYRLMWTLTDITSLLLVVIVFVFHWWRERGLALSVDSSSVLENGSYRQFRTEVNDVWSLSNMSSSDPEKQVPSL; from the exons ATGGGCACAACACCGACTGAGGTAACCCATCTGAAGTTGGGTAAGCTGAAAGTGGCACGTAAGAGGTTGCTACAGCGTTATGAGCACCAGCCCTTTGTCTTCTGTCTTGCTGGACTTTACAGCTGCCAGTGGAGACGTTGCCAGCGCACACATGCTCAGCCTGGACACTGCTGCTGCTCTAAG CGGGAGTCTGGCAGTTTTGCTCTGATCATTCTGACCTTTTGTCTCAGTCTGGTGTTCCTGTACTTTTGGAGTGAAGCACGGAATGACTACAATGACTTTGACTG GTTTAATTTTGGAAATCTGGGCTTTTGGTTTCCATGGTCTATTGTTTTGTTGATTCTTGCTGTTTTTCTGTTCACTTATGTTGCTGTTCTGCTG CTGCTGGCAGTTTGTCTTCTCTCAGAAGGCCAGAGGTTATATTTACATTGGTGTCACAAG ATCGGGATCTCAGTGACTTTGATTCTCTCCATTGTGGCCTCATCTGTTCTCACAGATTTATGGAGCAAGGAGTGGATGACTGTACTTCTATCTTTTCAG GTAACTGCCCCATATCTACACATAGGTGGTGTAGTTTTAATGACTCTGTTATCTTGGCCAGTAGCCATGCATGTCTTCCGGCTCAATATGAGGG TGAGACAGGTGGCCATGATGGTGCTGTATATAACTGTTTTACTGACTCTTTACCTGGTTCCTCTGGGCATGCACTCGCCCTGCATTAAAGAGAGGAGCAGTCTGGGATCAGCTCCTGCTTTAATTGGACACAGGGGAGCACCAATG CTTGCCCCTGAAAACACCTACATGTCTTTTGAGAAGGCATTGGCAGCTGGAGCTGATGGTCTGGAGACTGATGTCACTATCAG TTATGATGGAGTTCCTTTCCTCATGCACGACAAGAACTTACGCAGGACAACTAATGTAAAAGACGTGTTTCCTAACTGGACACACACCTCACCTGCCATGTTTACGTGGAGAGAGCTGCAGAGTCTCAATGCTGGATCCTGGTTCTTCTCT CAAGACCCCTTTGGAACAGCTTCATCTCTGAGCCCAGATGAGCGTTTGCAGGCTCAGAATCAGTCGGTGTGCACACTGAGGGCATTCCTGAATTTAGCTGCTCAATATGGGAAACTAGTGATCTTTGATCTGTACCGACCACCCAAGGGTCACCCTTATAGAGATGCCTGGATATCCCGCACCCTAGACGTCATCCAGAACGAGTCATCCATTCACTCCAGTCAG GTATTGTGGCTGCCTCCAGAGCTCAGGGAGTTTGTACAAGAAATCGACCCTGATTTACAACAGACAACAGGCGAACAAGCGCCAGTGGAGGAACTTCAGCTTAGACACATAGCCAGACTTAATATCCATTACAGCTCCATGTCAGAGAAAGAAATCAG AAAATACGCTGTTGCCAACATCAGCACCAACCTGTACGTGATCAGCGAGCCGTGGCTGTATTCTCTTGCCTGGTGTGCAGGGGCTCATTCTGTCGCCACTAATGCTGTTCACATCCTCAAGAACCTGCAAAGACCGCTCTTTCTCATG acGCCAGATGAGTACAGGCTTATGTGGACTCTTACTGACATCACTTCCCTTCTTCTTGTTGTGATTGTCTTTGTGTTTCACTG GTGGAGGGAGCGTGGGTTGGCTCTCAGTGTGGACAGCAGTTCAGTACTTGAAAATGGGTCCTACAGACAGTTCAGGACAG AGGTGAATGATGTCTGGTCTTTATCCAACATGAGCAGCTCTGACCCTGAGAAGCAGGTACCATCTCTCTAA